One genomic window of Candidatus Margulisiibacteriota bacterium includes the following:
- a CDS encoding DUF6485 family protein, which translates to MTCINKANNLKNCNCSASGCPRMGICCECIKYHREKKQLPACYFDDVAEKTWDRSIENFIALWQQKNK; encoded by the coding sequence ATGACTTGTATAAACAAAGCTAACAACCTAAAAAATTGTAATTGCTCAGCAAGCGGATGCCCAAGAATGGGCATCTGCTGTGAGTGTATAAAATATCACCGAGAGAAAAAACAATTACCTGCTTGTTACTTTGATGATGTTGCAGAGAAAACATGGGATAGAAGTATTGAAAATTTTATCGCACTTTGGCAACAAAAAAATAAATAA
- the traF gene encoding conjugal transfer protein TraF: MKKILIISILASFSLVFSFNTAQYASAKVMGLGGAYTAIANDEMAMFYNPAGLAYIDSGMIGHLTAEGTFSYEDGFTAIMDSIKNNTGNFTAGSALLAELEGKSASMFYGGGISYFTGGLAFGAYASAKTFMKYENEALNANINNSSLLCVGYAREIMDDVALGITLKATRVEALKGSIAYTELVSSNFDGMNFGSGEFEKSYNLGTNIGAMYKTGNFSLGTSIEDAFTLETTKELTSSSIVTNNTAETPKPVVRVGVGYNNGYTLLAADMANLTDANNTTYHVGIQQKLFDVPFIEWLGGITARAGYLTGKKDNYDISLVTYGLQARVLIAYLNLNVVSKTIADDQTQELNFSGQISF; this comes from the coding sequence ATGAAAAAAATATTAATAATAAGCATCCTGGCATCCTTCTCGCTCGTTTTTTCTTTTAACACAGCACAATATGCATCGGCAAAAGTCATGGGTCTTGGTGGAGCGTATACAGCAATAGCCAATGATGAAATGGCGATGTTCTATAACCCTGCTGGACTAGCCTACATTGATTCAGGAATGATCGGACACCTAACCGCAGAAGGGACTTTTTCTTACGAAGACGGATTTACTGCAATTATGGATTCTATTAAAAATAATACTGGTAATTTTACTGCCGGCTCTGCACTTTTAGCGGAACTGGAAGGGAAATCAGCATCTATGTTTTATGGTGGAGGAATCTCCTATTTTACTGGCGGTCTTGCCTTTGGTGCCTATGCCTCAGCAAAAACTTTCATGAAATATGAAAATGAAGCATTAAATGCCAATATAAATAACTCCTCTTTATTATGCGTGGGTTACGCCAGAGAAATTATGGATGATGTGGCGTTAGGCATAACATTAAAAGCAACAAGAGTTGAAGCACTAAAAGGTTCTATCGCATACACCGAGCTTGTAAGTTCAAACTTTGACGGGATGAATTTCGGTTCGGGCGAGTTTGAAAAAAGCTATAATCTTGGAACAAACATAGGTGCAATGTACAAAACAGGTAATTTTTCTTTAGGCACATCTATTGAGGATGCTTTTACTCTTGAAACAACCAAGGAACTAACTAGCTCAAGCATTGTCACTAATAATACCGCTGAAACACCAAAGCCAGTTGTCAGAGTTGGTGTTGGATACAATAACGGCTATACTCTGTTAGCCGCTGATATGGCAAACCTTACTGATGCTAACAACACAACGTACCATGTTGGAATTCAGCAAAAACTATTCGATGTTCCTTTTATTGAATGGTTAGGAGGGATTACTGCTAGAGCTGGTTACTTAACTGGCAAAAAAGATAATTACGATATATCTCTTGTTACTTATGGCTTACAAGCAAGAGTTCTTATAGCCTACCTAAACCTTAATGTTGTAAGCAAAACTATCGCCGATGACCAGACTCAGGAGCTTAACTTCTCAGGACAAATAAGCTTCTAG
- the gatC gene encoding Asp-tRNA(Asn)/Glu-tRNA(Gln) amidotransferase subunit GatC: protein MTIDKDTVEHLAKLSRLHLSDNELLSFTKSINEILEYTKSIQQVNTEGVLPAIHALDLQNVFKEDEVINYKYIDKLFENAPDVENHSFKVPRILTN from the coding sequence ATGACAATAGATAAAGATACTGTTGAACATTTAGCAAAATTATCCAGACTCCATTTAAGCGATAACGAACTTTTATCTTTCACCAAAAGTATAAATGAAATATTGGAATACACAAAATCAATACAACAAGTAAATACAGAAGGCGTTCTCCCGGCTATTCACGCTCTTGATTTACAAAACGTTTTCAAAGAAGATGAAGTAATAAATTATAAATATATTGATAAATTATTTGAGAATGCGCCTGATGTTGAGAACCATTCCTTTAAAGTACCAAGGATACTAACAAACTAA
- the gatA gene encoding Asp-tRNA(Asn)/Glu-tRNA(Gln) amidotransferase subunit GatA — protein sequence MNEILKLSATEISEKYKIKDLSCSEVTKAFLDRINKTNPELNSFVSVSEKSAMETAKIVDEKIAKSQKLNLLEGVPIALKDNMCTNGVATTCCSKMLVNFVPSYDATVVEKIKNNNMPILGKTNMDEFAMGTSTETSFFGSTKNPWDINTVPGGSSGGSAVAISALQAPLALGSDTGGSIRQPASFCGVVGMKPTYGVVSRYGLVAFASSLDQIGPFSKNIKDSAALLSVISGYDAKDSTSQPNIKTNYTELSEPKEIKIGLPKEFFANLDNKTKGLYKNITTKLSNEGIIFEEIDMPSLQQGVPTYCIIAPAEASSNLARFDGVRYGYRNKEAKSLVEMMELSRSEGFGAEVKRKILLGTYVLSSGCYDIYYKKAQQVRTIIKNDFQKAFSKYDILLSPTTTTPTFAFGEKSNPLEMYMNDIMTIPANLAGIPALSLPCGIINNLPMGLHLMGNILEEQKLFSIAKKIEQILGFNLQNPYWEK from the coding sequence ATGAACGAAATACTTAAACTTTCTGCGACTGAAATTAGTGAAAAATACAAAATTAAAGACTTATCTTGTAGTGAAGTCACAAAAGCTTTCCTCGATAGAATAAATAAAACAAATCCTGAACTAAATTCCTTTGTTTCTGTTTCAGAAAAATCGGCAATGGAGACTGCCAAGATAGTTGACGAAAAAATTGCTAAATCTCAAAAACTTAACCTACTTGAAGGTGTTCCAATCGCGCTTAAAGATAATATGTGTACAAATGGCGTAGCCACAACTTGTTGTTCTAAAATGCTTGTCAACTTTGTACCATCTTACGATGCTACGGTTGTTGAAAAAATCAAAAATAATAATATGCCAATACTTGGGAAAACAAATATGGATGAATTCGCAATGGGGACATCTACTGAAACTTCCTTCTTTGGCTCCACAAAAAATCCTTGGGATATAAATACTGTTCCCGGTGGTTCCTCTGGAGGTTCTGCGGTAGCAATCTCTGCCCTGCAAGCACCTTTAGCCTTAGGCTCAGACACTGGCGGCTCAATCAGACAACCTGCAAGTTTTTGTGGCGTTGTTGGTATGAAACCAACATATGGAGTTGTTTCTAGATACGGACTAGTTGCCTTTGCTTCTTCCTTAGACCAAATAGGGCCTTTCTCCAAAAACATTAAAGATTCTGCAGCGCTATTGTCTGTAATTAGTGGTTATGACGCTAAAGATTCAACCTCTCAACCAAACATCAAAACAAACTATACCGAATTATCTGAACCAAAAGAAATAAAAATTGGTTTACCAAAAGAATTTTTTGCAAACTTAGACAATAAAACAAAAGGACTCTATAAAAACATCACAACAAAATTATCCAATGAGGGAATTATTTTTGAAGAAATTGATATGCCCTCATTACAACAAGGGGTACCAACTTATTGCATTATCGCACCAGCTGAAGCTAGCTCAAACTTAGCTAGATTTGATGGTGTCCGATATGGATACAGAAACAAAGAAGCTAAATCACTTGTTGAAATGATGGAGTTATCCAGAAGTGAAGGCTTTGGAGCAGAGGTTAAAAGAAAAATTCTTCTTGGGACATATGTCTTAAGTAGTGGATGCTATGATATCTACTATAAAAAAGCTCAACAAGTAAGAACTATCATTAAAAATGACTTCCAAAAAGCATTTTCAAAATATGACATTCTCCTCTCACCAACAACAACTACTCCAACTTTTGCTTTTGGCGAGAAAAGTAACCCACTAGAAATGTACATGAACGATATAATGACCATACCAGCTAATTTAGCAGGCATTCCTGCTCTCTCGCTACCCTGCGGAATAATAAACAATTTACCAATGGGATTACACTTGATGGGCAATATCTTGGAAGAACAAAAATTATTTTCTATTGCAAAGAAAATAGAACAAATATTAGGGTTTAATCTACAAAATCCTTATTGGGAGAAATAA
- the gatB gene encoding Asp-tRNA(Asn)/Glu-tRNA(Gln) amidotransferase subunit GatB — protein sequence MNWEVVIGLEIHAQMATKSKLMCNCDASFSSEPNTHVCPGCTGQPGMLPVVNKQVVDNAIMLGLATKCDIRKLNEFARKSYFYPDLPGGYQISQYDKPICENGKLEIEVNGNKRTIGITRIHMEEDAGKLVHAGSDNIKDASYSLVDLNRASVPLCEIVSEPDLRSAEEAIAYAQKIRQIVRYLGVCDGNMEEGSMRCDANVSVRPKGQIKLGTKAEVKNLNSFKAIEKAINIEVERQIDILEDGGEIIQETRHYNEATNSTKSMRSKEDAHDYRYFPDPDLVPLLIDDDWILKVRNLLPELPEEKKERYINSLSLSEYDASIITTEKETADFFEETISYGSKPKETVNWIMSEVLGTLNQNNLKLSETKLTPKLLAELLILIDKNTISGKIAKTILPEIIKTGKNAEEIIKEKGLAQVSDQGELKKIVETVIKENAKVVEDIKNGNPKARGFLIGQIMKKSNGKANPGITNELLNSLLN from the coding sequence ATGAATTGGGAAGTAGTTATTGGATTAGAAATACACGCACAAATGGCCACTAAGTCTAAGCTTATGTGCAACTGTGATGCCTCCTTCTCAAGTGAACCAAACACCCATGTTTGTCCAGGATGTACTGGCCAACCTGGCATGCTCCCTGTAGTTAACAAACAAGTTGTAGACAATGCAATTATGTTGGGGCTTGCAACCAAATGTGATATTAGAAAATTAAACGAATTTGCTAGAAAAAGCTACTTTTATCCTGACTTACCTGGAGGATACCAAATATCTCAGTACGACAAACCTATCTGTGAAAACGGTAAGCTAGAAATAGAAGTTAATGGGAATAAAAGAACAATAGGAATTACTAGAATTCATATGGAAGAAGATGCGGGTAAACTTGTACACGCAGGCAGTGATAACATTAAAGATGCCTCATATAGCTTAGTTGATTTAAACCGAGCATCAGTGCCTCTTTGCGAGATTGTTAGTGAACCAGACTTAAGGTCTGCAGAAGAAGCTATTGCGTATGCACAAAAAATTAGACAAATTGTACGATATCTTGGTGTTTGCGATGGAAACATGGAAGAAGGTTCTATGAGATGTGATGCCAATGTTTCTGTTCGGCCAAAAGGACAAATAAAGCTTGGGACCAAAGCAGAAGTTAAAAACCTTAACAGCTTCAAAGCCATAGAAAAAGCAATCAATATTGAAGTGGAAAGACAGATTGATATTCTGGAAGATGGTGGCGAGATTATTCAAGAAACCAGACATTATAATGAAGCAACAAATAGTACAAAATCCATGAGAAGCAAAGAAGATGCCCACGACTATAGATATTTCCCGGATCCTGATTTAGTGCCGCTTCTTATTGATGATGACTGGATATTAAAAGTAAGGAATTTATTGCCAGAATTACCAGAAGAAAAAAAAGAAAGATATATAAACTCTCTCTCTTTATCAGAATATGACGCAAGCATTATAACTACAGAAAAAGAAACAGCAGACTTTTTTGAAGAAACAATAAGCTATGGATCTAAACCAAAAGAAACGGTTAATTGGATAATGAGCGAAGTACTTGGAACTCTTAATCAAAACAATCTTAAATTGTCAGAAACCAAGCTTACGCCCAAACTATTAGCTGAACTACTTATATTAATAGATAAAAATACTATTTCTGGGAAAATAGCAAAAACCATACTACCAGAAATTATAAAAACCGGAAAAAATGCAGAAGAAATTATCAAAGAAAAAGGACTAGCCCAAGTCTCTGACCAAGGAGAACTTAAGAAAATCGTGGAAACAGTAATTAAGGAGAACGCAAAAGTTGTTGAAGATATAAAAAATGGCAATCCAAAAGCACGAGGCTTCTTAATTGGACAAATAATGAAAAAATCTAACGGAAAAGCTAATCCAGGAATAACCAACGAGCTATTAAATTCGCTACTAAATTAA
- a CDS encoding type III pantothenate kinase has protein sequence MFDLVTVDVGNTNIAIAYFLNGEIQKKESKKTKYVSSRLRISSADKIILSSVVPKVTEIILKKYPLAEVVTLQSLDNTSFPLNIGIDRALNCVTAMSLYKTKDVLVIDLGTALTFTCCNNGKFKGGLIMPGYGTAKKVLSQNTALLPAEFDNVEINIFNVGTKDAMSAGVRNLYLLSIEALIIKYKSSIKDLVVVLTGGDSLVFAEHINQINIVNPTLLLEGLFLLAK, from the coding sequence GTGTTTGATTTAGTAACTGTGGATGTTGGCAATACAAATATAGCAATAGCTTATTTTCTAAATGGAGAAATTCAGAAGAAAGAAAGCAAGAAGACAAAGTATGTTTCTAGTAGACTGAGGATATCCTCTGCTGATAAGATTATCCTCTCTTCCGTAGTGCCTAAAGTAACAGAAATAATATTAAAAAAATATCCACTAGCGGAAGTTGTGACATTGCAATCTTTAGATAACACCAGCTTTCCATTAAATATAGGAATCGATAGAGCACTAAATTGTGTGACAGCAATGTCTCTGTATAAGACAAAAGATGTTTTGGTTATTGATCTGGGGACAGCGCTTACTTTCACTTGTTGTAATAACGGTAAGTTTAAGGGCGGGCTTATCATGCCAGGATATGGGACAGCGAAAAAGGTGCTTTCTCAAAATACTGCTTTATTGCCAGCTGAATTTGATAATGTGGAGATAAATATTTTTAATGTAGGCACAAAAGATGCAATGAGTGCCGGGGTAAGAAACCTCTATCTGTTATCCATTGAAGCTTTAATCATAAAATATAAGAGTAGCATTAAAGACTTGGTTGTAGTTTTAACCGGAGGAGATTCTTTGGTTTTTGCTGAGCATATAAATCAAATAAATATAGTAAATCCTACTTTGTTGTTAGAAGGATTGTTTCTTTTAGCTAAATAG